From Pseudoalteromonas rubra, one genomic window encodes:
- a CDS encoding motility associated factor glycosyltransferase family protein has translation MNKDPISQQLESLSEKLSETTAHQAREAKFAEEANVRFSKNLQSFEKYYPDIAKAINNHSVRDGFCLHVTTSGHGNFVPKTSSAPIYSQSPIEQTTEQVERQLRKPVLSLTDYTGYGQNQEDDRLHVRYMTELTKLMIDIRERAAAPLSTMPDHFPSAIIFGIGLGYHVPLLLERTQFDYIFLIEPDFEQFFASLFCTDWFQVIADIDEQGGCLFFHLGVDHSLFIQDIEKIAEDVGAFALVRSFCYQHTPGNELNTLIKQWAKDYFRFQFGHGFYNDAVTGLAHGIHHIRNKAAWLTNTAQGLDKDTPIFIIGNGPSLDEAEAFIKRNHKKAIIIAAGTSIATLHKKGIPVDFHVLVERPYSNYKIFGEIVPPEVYENINLVGLSTLYPDTNHRYKWSGIAAKGAEAGTSLLDILALQHLSQTLPKIPYCNPVVANAALSFVLYLGFRNVYLFGVDNGKAPGGAHHSKDSIYRARNEDTEDEGHCHLEIEGHTLPANFGGHVLSNDLFMIAHAQLEKLLRYYDVTTCLNVGSGAKIDKAMAVHAEDLLDIEGDYDTERLVEQIKAECFSTFPLDDVSEESIALEGLKELTEHICSIASEPVTSRREAADQLRRQARYLNAYKQSKWGHLFHVIKGSLLYYHCPLITLLYTYEDEAFSLEQYQRLNELWMGYIKEIYTHFCDHYTEKCDLGLE, from the coding sequence ATGAACAAAGACCCCATATCACAACAACTAGAGTCCCTCAGTGAAAAACTCTCAGAAACAACAGCGCACCAGGCTCGCGAGGCGAAATTCGCAGAAGAGGCCAATGTGCGTTTTAGCAAAAACCTGCAGAGTTTTGAGAAATACTATCCAGACATTGCTAAGGCAATTAATAATCACAGTGTTCGCGACGGGTTTTGTCTCCATGTGACCACATCCGGACATGGCAATTTTGTCCCGAAAACCAGTAGTGCCCCCATCTATTCTCAGTCACCGATAGAGCAAACCACAGAACAAGTTGAGAGACAACTGCGTAAGCCCGTTTTGAGCCTGACCGATTACACGGGATATGGCCAAAATCAGGAAGATGATCGCTTGCATGTTCGCTACATGACTGAGCTGACAAAACTGATGATTGATATCCGCGAACGGGCAGCAGCTCCGCTCAGTACAATGCCTGATCACTTTCCAAGTGCCATTATCTTTGGCATTGGCTTGGGCTATCATGTACCCCTGTTGCTTGAGCGGACTCAGTTCGATTACATTTTTCTGATTGAACCTGACTTTGAACAGTTTTTTGCAAGTCTGTTTTGCACTGACTGGTTCCAGGTTATTGCAGATATCGATGAGCAGGGGGGGTGTTTATTCTTCCATTTAGGGGTAGATCATAGTTTATTTATTCAGGACATAGAAAAGATAGCTGAAGATGTGGGGGCATTTGCCCTGGTGCGAAGCTTTTGTTATCAACACACGCCCGGTAATGAACTTAATACGCTTATTAAGCAATGGGCTAAAGATTACTTTCGATTTCAGTTTGGGCATGGTTTTTATAATGACGCCGTGACAGGACTGGCGCATGGAATCCATCATATTCGTAATAAGGCGGCCTGGTTAACCAATACAGCGCAAGGTTTGGATAAAGATACACCGATATTCATTATCGGGAATGGACCATCATTAGACGAAGCCGAAGCCTTTATTAAGCGTAATCACAAAAAAGCCATTATCATTGCCGCGGGAACCTCTATTGCGACGTTGCATAAAAAAGGGATCCCGGTTGATTTTCATGTGCTGGTTGAGCGACCTTATTCAAACTATAAGATTTTTGGGGAAATAGTCCCACCGGAAGTGTATGAGAATATCAACCTGGTTGGTCTTAGCACACTATACCCTGATACAAATCATAGATATAAATGGTCGGGCATTGCCGCAAAAGGGGCTGAAGCAGGGACTTCTCTGTTGGATATCCTGGCATTACAGCACCTATCGCAGACCTTACCGAAAATTCCATATTGTAACCCCGTGGTTGCTAACGCGGCGTTATCGTTTGTGTTATATCTCGGGTTTCGCAATGTGTATCTGTTTGGGGTAGATAACGGTAAGGCCCCAGGTGGTGCACATCACAGTAAAGACAGTATATATCGAGCACGGAATGAAGATACTGAGGATGAGGGCCATTGTCACCTCGAGATTGAGGGACACACCTTACCTGCCAACTTTGGTGGCCATGTCCTGTCAAATGACCTGTTCATGATTGCTCATGCCCAGTTAGAAAAGTTACTTAGATATTATGATGTCACGACATGCCTTAATGTGGGCAGTGGCGCAAAAATTGATAAAGCAATGGCAGTGCACGCAGAAGATCTGCTCGATATTGAAGGTGACTATGATACTGAGCGACTGGTTGAGCAAATAAAAGCTGAGTGTTTTAGCACATTTCCACTCGATGATGTCAGTGAAGAGTCGATTGCGCTGGAGGGGCTTAAAGAGTTGACTGAGCATATTTGCAGTATTGCCAGTGAACCTGTGACAAGTCGTCGCGAAGCTGCTGATCAGCTTAGACGTCAAGCTCGCTATTTAAACGCTTACAAACAGTCGAAATGGGGCCACTTGTTTCATGTGATCAAAGGGTCGTTATTATACTACCATTGCCCACTGATAACCTTGTTGTATACCTATGAAGATGAAGCTTTCAGCCTTGAACAGTATCAACGGTTAAATGAGTTATGGATGGGTTATATCAAAGAAATCTATACACATTTTTGTGATCATTACACTGAGAAGTGTGATCTGGGACTGGAGTAA
- a CDS encoding DUF4910 domain-containing protein, which produces MSYQETEAFYNDLYDELFPILRSITGPGLRQSYDIFGRYLPLERLSIPTGTALFDWQVPQEWHCDEAYLLGPDGERVADMHRLNLEVVNYSEPVDVTLSLEELQSHLYSLPELPEAVPYVTSYYKKRWGFCLSQSRREQLKPGQYRAVIKSRFVDGHLDLVQTVLEGQSEQEVLLSSYLCHPSMANNELSGPLVLLGLYHRIKQWPNRRYTYRFMLHPETIGSLGVLHLMQDQFRQNLVSGLVLNCLGGDPQELVFKHSRNDNGLLDKLLYHLSEQGHGHSNIPFSPLSGSDERQYNAPGFQFPVCCVSRSFHTGYKEYHTSLDNKSYMGIKPLLDSIDKLEKIFLAFEQSARFENTHPYGEPNLGSRGLYPTLSFFSEERTRQLDELNHIKMLLCYSDGHHDTIDIAGKYNQSVTDFAGAISKLEAHGLLKMLPPQSQLEA; this is translated from the coding sequence GTGTCGTATCAAGAAACAGAAGCGTTTTATAATGACCTTTACGATGAGCTGTTTCCTATCCTCAGATCGATCACTGGTCCCGGGCTGAGGCAAAGCTACGATATTTTTGGTCGATACCTGCCTCTGGAGCGCTTGTCGATCCCTACAGGCACCGCACTGTTTGACTGGCAGGTTCCGCAGGAGTGGCACTGCGATGAAGCGTATCTGCTAGGACCGGATGGTGAGCGTGTGGCGGATATGCACAGGCTTAACCTCGAAGTGGTTAATTACTCAGAGCCTGTGGATGTCACACTGTCTCTGGAAGAGCTGCAATCTCATTTATACAGCTTACCTGAGCTGCCAGAAGCGGTGCCGTATGTAACCAGTTATTATAAAAAGCGCTGGGGTTTTTGTCTTAGCCAGTCTCGCCGCGAGCAGCTGAAGCCAGGCCAGTATCGAGCAGTGATCAAGAGCCGTTTTGTCGATGGACATCTGGACTTAGTACAAACGGTACTTGAAGGTCAGTCTGAGCAGGAGGTGTTGCTCAGCTCCTATTTGTGTCATCCATCAATGGCTAACAATGAACTCAGTGGTCCGCTAGTTTTACTGGGCCTGTATCACAGGATAAAGCAGTGGCCAAATCGTCGCTATACGTACCGATTCATGTTACACCCCGAGACCATAGGAAGTCTGGGTGTGCTGCATTTGATGCAGGATCAATTTCGCCAAAACTTGGTGTCAGGATTGGTATTGAACTGTCTAGGGGGAGACCCTCAGGAGTTGGTGTTTAAACATAGCCGCAATGACAATGGGTTACTAGATAAACTCTTGTATCACCTGAGTGAACAAGGTCATGGCCATAGTAATATCCCATTTAGTCCGCTCAGCGGCTCTGATGAGCGCCAGTACAATGCGCCCGGCTTCCAGTTCCCTGTATGTTGTGTGAGCCGCAGTTTTCATACTGGTTATAAGGAATATCACACCTCATTGGATAATAAATCGTATATGGGGATCAAACCACTACTGGATAGCATTGATAAGCTTGAAAAGATTTTCCTGGCGTTTGAGCAAAGTGCGCGCTTTGAAAATACCCACCCCTACGGTGAGCCTAATCTGGGGAGTCGGGGCTTGTACCCAACGTTGAGCTTTTTCAGTGAAGAGCGAACTCGTCAGCTGGATGAGCTGAATCACATTAAGATGCTGTTGTGTTACAGCGATGGGCATCATGACACCATAGATATCGCAGGTAAGTACAATCAATCTGTCACGGATTTTGCAGGTGCAATCAGTAAGCTGGAGGCGCATGGCTTGTTAAAAATGTTGCCACCCCAGAGTCAATTGGAGGCGTAG